Part of the Deltaproteobacteria bacterium genome is shown below.
TGATGGGAGCCGGGATGCCCTCCAGGACCACCGAGAAGGCCCCGGCCTCGCAGACCCTGCGGGCGTCGTCCAGGAGCCTCTCCTCCTCCCGCTGGACCTTGTAGCCTCCCATTGCATGCACGCTCTGGGGGGTGAGCCCTATGTGGGCCTGGACCGGGATTCCGGCGTCGCGTATTGCCCTTATGGTGTCGCAAACCGCCGCCCCGCCCTCCAGCTTCACTGCCGCCGCCCCGGCCTCCTTGAGGAAGCGCCCGGCGTTCCGAACGGCCTCTTCGCGGCTCGCCTGATAGCTCATGAAGGGCATGTCGCCCACCACCAGCGCCCTCTTTGCGGCCTTGGACACGATCTGCGTGTGATAGATCATCTGGTCCATCGTAACGGGCAGGGTGGATGTCTCCCCCTGCACCACCATGCCAACGGAATCCCCCACCAGTATCAGGTCGATGCCGCTTTCGTCCGCCATGCGGGCAAAGGGGAAATCATAGGCCGTGATGCAGCTTATTTTGGCCCCGCTCTTTTTTTTGTCCGCCAGAACGGTAATGGTGACCTTTTCCGCTTCCATTTTCCGCCTCCTTGTAATTGCCCAATAGAGTCAAAAAGGCTTCCCGCCCGGACATAACCGCCAAAACGCCTGTTTTACAGCCGGGGGATGCAAATCACCTATCCATATTTTTTCCCGGATGACAAGCAGTCTTTGAACGACGCCCGTTTTGGGCCAACTTTGGTTATTGTTCATTCCACCAACCCCTGATAGTGTTACAGGGCATCTCATACCTGATAAAAATTATCAATAGCGCCAATTTAAAGGGCTTCCCAATAATCCATGCAACGCGCATACAAGGATGTGACATCATTTTTACTGTAATATTTCACAAATATTATGTCAAAATTGATGTTATCAGACTTTTAGCTAGTATTAAAAACCAGAAAAATTACAGCCCACCTGATGAAAGATTGACAACTGGAATTAAGTCGGGTATTTTTACTGTCATTAGGTGTGCTTATTTGTAACTGTGCGCCTGAAAAATATGATATGCTGTACACGACGGCGGCGCAAAATCATCACGGCGTTCGAAATGACCCTCATCCTGCGGTGGGCCGTATTTAGAGAGCCCCGGCATGTGGTGGGGCACAGGGCCTTCAGGATTTCTTGGGGCGGGGGATATTCAGCCCTTGATTCCTGGCGCGCTATCATGTATCGGTTTTGACCTGCTTTATGCAAACGTCTGGGGAAAAGCCTGAAAGGAGCAGTGTCCTTGGGGCTTAACGGGGGTTCTCCATGACGGCCGTCCCCGAATACCGTTGCACCTGTGCCCGGCGCTTTGGCCGGAAAAGCGTAAAAAGGAGTGATTTCATCATGCCCAGAAGATCTGCCTTGGAAATGTCGAAAAAGTCAGGGGAATTTTCAGGAGACGAGGCGTCCTTGCGCAAGAACGCCGATCTGGCGAAGGTCAACCAGCGCCTGGAGCAGGACCTTTCGCGCTGCAGGCAGACCGAAGAGGCCCTCCGGTCCACCGAGGACAAGCTCACCAAGAGCTTCATGGCCTTTCCCGACCCCGCCATTCTCTTCGCCCTGGACGGCGGACGCCTTCTCATGGCCAACAACGCTTTTTTCCGCGCAATGGGCAAGGAGCCGGAAGACCTTCTGGGAAAGGGCCTTGCCGACATCGCCCTCTGGAAAAACAACGAAGAGCGCAAACATGCCCTGGACGGTCTCAAGCGCGAAAAAAAGGTGAAAAACCTCGAATTCACGGCCCCCTTCAGGGGCGAGGACCGGGCCTTCCTCTTTTCCGGCGAGGTCATCCATCTCCACGGCGAGCCCCACGTGGTGGCCACCATAAAGGAAGTGGCCGAGGTGCGCCGGGCGGTCAACACCCTTGCAGACAAAGAGGTCGAGCTTGAAGTGAAGGTGCGCCAACTCCAGGAGGTCAACGAGGCCCTAAGGCAGATTCTGGCCCAGAACAAGGAGGACGGCAAGAAGTTCGAGCAGCGCATAGTGGCCAACGTGGAAGACCTGGTCCTGCCGTACGTCAGGCGTCTCAAGGGCACTTCGCTCGACGTCGATCAGAAGGTCTACGTGAACGTCATAGAGTCGAACCTCTCCGAACTCGTCGCCCCCTTCATGCGCCAGATCGGCAACAAGCACGCCAACCTCACCCCCCGCGAGATCGAGGTGGCCAACATGGTGCGCATGGGCGCGTCCTCAAAGGAAATCTCCAAGCTCCTTGACATCAGCAAGCGCGCCGTGGAGTTCCACCGGGACAGCCTTCGCAAGAAGCTGAACCTGAAGAAGAGCAAGCGCAACCTGCGGGCTTATCTGGCTTCGATAGGATAGGCTGTCCACAAACGCGAACTGCTGTGTCAAACTTCACAGGGCGGGGCGGAATGTACGAAAAGTACTATTCCTTCCCGCCCTGTTCGTTTTCCTTGCATTTCATCGTTTGGGTCAGCCTAATACGGGGCGGCATTTGACTGAGTGCAACAGTTTGGAATTTTTGGATTTGTGGCTTGCGACCGGCTGATTCGGGGACGAAGGAAAAAATAGGACGCGGGATGAACGGCAAGGCTCTCCGGTCATCCCGCGTTTTTGTTTTGCACTTCGCAGGAATTGACCTTGGCAGGCATTTGATGTAACTTGAACCACACGATGCAGGCCATGTTTTCGGTTGAAAAAGGGCGGGTTGCGGGCGGTTGATGAAATGAGACAGGCGGCTTTTGTCACCGGGATTTCGGTGATGGAGTGGCCGAGTTTTGCGCGCCATTTGTAGCAGGCCAAGAGCAGGATCGTGATCATTGCTATCCAGATTTGCGTCAGAACCGCGTTTTTGCTGGTTCCGAGAAAACTTTTGATCTTGAGGTTCTGCTTGATCCACTTGGAGAAAAGCTCCGCCTGCCAGCGTTGTTTGTAAATGTCCGCCATGGTTTTGGCGCAAAGGCGGAAAATATTGGTAAGAAAAACATAGTGTTTGCCGGTCTTCGGGTCCCTGTAGCCCACCCGGCGGCAGGCAAAGCGTGCGCGCGATTTCGATATCGCTTGTTTTGGCGTCGGTGACATCTAAGAAGGCCGGGATAAGGCCGTCACCCGCGAGGTGCTCTTCGCCTGCCGGGTAATGGGCATAAGGGTGCTGGATCACCTGGTGATCGGAGCCAACCGCTACTTTTCCTTCTCCGAGGACGGCGAGATTTTCAGGCTGGACACGGAATTCGACAAGGCCGCAGTCCCCAGGGGCATATGAAGCAGTTTTGGAGAGCAACAAAAGATGGATGAAATTAAATATGAAATTATAACTGCGTATTTATTTATTTTTGGATCAATTTTTATTATAACATTAGGTTTTTATCTACTCACTATGAATAGTTTGGATATTATATCTTACCATGATAAGTCAGAAAAATTCCAACATATCAAAGTTTATGACATACAAGTTGTTGAAAAATATTATATTCCAAATACATCATCTAATTATGAATATATATTTATTACAAGATATAAAAATAAGAATATCGCATTGCTTTCAAACAAAACTTTTAAGTCGAAAATGCTTATAAAGCGTACTGAAAATTTAGACGGCATGGCCGCTCAATTATTGAATGAATTTTCAGGGTCCAATAAACATGATAATATTGAGTCGTATGAGTATATTAATAATATTATTTTATATTTTATTTTTAAATATTTAATGAGTACTTTTATAATTTTGTTTGGCGGTTTATTTGCAATCACTGGTCGTGCAGTTATAAAAAAATATAGTTATTATATTCTTTAACTACATTGCAATTTTTTAAGGCGAAAAGACTACGCCTATTCGTGGAATTCGATAAAGCGGCAGTCCCCAGGGGCGCATGAAACTTACGTTGTCTTATCGGCTAAAATCAAAGCCCTCGTCGCCGTATGACTTGGCGACGAGGGCTTTAAGTTTAAGTGGTTAACGATCTTTCACTACGAACCGCCAAGCTTTAAGGCCGTAATGGGCCGCAATCATAAGCTTGCCGGTGTGCGGGTTCCTGTACTTGGCGACATAAATCACCTTAAAGCCAGGTTTACACTCATGCTTTAACATACATAGGCACCTCCTTTCTGTTGGAGGCCCTGCTTGACAAAACCGCAAAAAGTGTTTTATTCTTTTTGCGCTGTTGGTTTTGTGATCCCCGGGCGCTCCATC
Proteins encoded:
- the panB gene encoding 3-methyl-2-oxobutanoate hydroxymethyltransferase is translated as MEAEKVTITVLADKKKSGAKISCITAYDFPFARMADESGIDLILVGDSVGMVVQGETSTLPVTMDQMIYHTQIVSKAAKRALVVGDMPFMSYQASREEAVRNAGRFLKEAGAAAVKLEGGAAVCDTIRAIRDAGIPVQAHIGLTPQSVHAMGGYKVQREEERLLDDARRVCEAGAFSVVLEGIPAPISKKITESIPIPTIGIGAGIDCDGQILVLHDLLGLNEGHVPKFAKRYAELAKSAREALALYREEVEKGGFPGPEHTFKK
- a CDS encoding PAS domain S-box protein — translated: MPRRSALEMSKKSGEFSGDEASLRKNADLAKVNQRLEQDLSRCRQTEEALRSTEDKLTKSFMAFPDPAILFALDGGRLLMANNAFFRAMGKEPEDLLGKGLADIALWKNNEERKHALDGLKREKKVKNLEFTAPFRGEDRAFLFSGEVIHLHGEPHVVATIKEVAEVRRAVNTLADKEVELEVKVRQLQEVNEALRQILAQNKEDGKKFEQRIVANVEDLVLPYVRRLKGTSLDVDQKVYVNVIESNLSELVAPFMRQIGNKHANLTPREIEVANMVRMGASSKEISKLLDISKRAVEFHRDSLRKKLNLKKSKRNLRAYLASIG